Within Halobacterium jilantaiense, the genomic segment GGCGAACTGGATGTGGTTCCACCGGCCGACGAGCCCGGGGACCGCGTCGGCGTCGCTGCCCGCGAGCAGTCCCGGAGGCACGTCGGGGCTGGTGACGGACGCGGCACACTCCGTGCAGTCGATGCCGACGCCGTGGTCGCGGAACACCGCTTCGAGGTCACCGCCGCAGTCCAGACACTCGCCCTCGACCGGAACTGGGTCCATGTCCGCGTCCAGTGCGCTCGTGTAGCCGCCGGCGAGCACTGCGCCGACGAGCCGTTTCCCGGGCGGCAGTATCGCGTAGCCGTCGTCGCGTTTGGCGACGAACTGGCCCCGGAGCTCGCCGAGGTGATAGTTGAACCGGCCGGGGTCGTCGACGCCGACCGCTTCCCGGAGGGCCGAGAACGCCATTGGCCCGTCGGCGCGCTGGAGTTCCCGGAGAATCGCGAACCGCGTCTCGTCGCTGACCAGCGAGAACGCCGCGTCCGCGGTCAGTCGCTCGGTACGCGGGTCGTCGTCGCTCATAGTCGGTGTCAGGACGGGACCGTTCTTCAGCGTTCGGTCCGGCGACGAAACCCGCCGGGCGTTGCCAGTTGTTGACACAGTTTTATGCGGGGAGGCGGGGAAGTAGAGACCATGCCAGACAGATTCTCGGTCTCCGGGACGGCAGTCGTCACCGGAGCGTCCAGCGGTATCGGCCGAGCCGTTGCAGAGCGCTTCGCCGCCGACGGGGCCGACGTCGTGGTGTGTTCGCGCGAACAGGAGAACGTCGACCCGGTCGCCGAGGGCATCCGCGAGGACGGCGGCAGCGCGCTCGCCGTCGAGTGCGACGTCACCGACCGCGACGCCGTCGACGCGCTGATCGAGGCGACCGTCGAGGAGTTCGGCGGGCTGGACGTCCTCGTGAACAACGCGGGCGCGAGCTTCGTCGCGGGCTTCGACGACATCTCACCGAACGGCTGGGACACCATCATGGACGTCAACCTCGGCGGCACCTACCACTGCACGCACGCAGCCGCAGAACACCTGAAAGACGGTGGGGGTGCCGTGGTGAACGTCGCGAGCGTCGCGGGCCAGGAGGGCGCACCGTACATGAGCCACTACGCCGCCGCGAAGGCCGCCATCATCAACCTCACGCGGACGCTCGCCATCGAGTGGGCGGGCGACGACGTGCGCGTGAACTGCATCGCGCCCGGCTTCGTCGCCACGCCCGGGCTCGAAGCCCAGATGGGCGTCTCCGCCGACGATATCGAGCGCGAGGACGTGGACCGTCGCATCGGCGTCAGCGAGGAGATCGCGGACTCCGTCCGGTTCCTCGCGAGCCCCGCGGCGTCGTTCGTCGTGGGTGAGACGCTGACCGCTGGCGGCGTCCCGCAGGGCGAGGAGGTGCCGTCGCCGTGACCCGACACACCGTCCACCTGCCGGTCGCCGCGCAAGAGTCGCTCGGGGACTTCACGGACATCGCGGAGCGCGCCGAAGCCCTCGGCTACGACCGCGTCTGGTTCCCGGAGACCTGGGGTCGGGACGCCGCGACGACGCTCGCCGCCATCGCCGACAACACCGAGTCCATCGGCATCGGGACGAGCATCGTGAACACGTACTCGCGGAGCCCCGCGCTCGTCGGGCAGACCGCCGCCACGCTCCAGGAGCACTCCGAGGGCCGGTTCCGACTCGGCATGGGGCCCAGCGGCCCCGCCGTCATCCAGGGCTGGCACGGCGAGGAGTTCTCGCGGCCGCTGCGCCGCACCCGCGAGTACGTCGAAATCGTCCGGCAGGTGCTGTCCGGCGAGCAGGTCGACTACGACGGCGACATGATTCAGACCCGCGGCTTCCGGCTTCGTCAGGACCCGCCGGAGCCCGCGCCCGACATCGACGTGACCGGCATGGGGCCGAAGGCCGTCGAACTCGCGGGCCGGTTCGCCGACGGCTGGCACGCGCTCATGTTCACCGAGGACGGCATCCGCG encodes:
- a CDS encoding winged helix-turn-helix domain-containing protein, producing MSDDDPRTERLTADAAFSLVSDETRFAILRELQRADGPMAFSALREAVGVDDPGRFNYHLGELRGQFVAKRDDGYAILPPGKRLVGAVLAGGYTSALDADMDPVPVEGECLDCGGDLEAVFRDHGVGIDCTECAASVTSPDVPPGLLAGSDADAVPGLVGRWNHIQFAANDAGVCRNCYHETERTLHLADAEDDDAPEWLADSDLLGMVFHDCPRCGGRFNVAVQAAVLSHPRVAAYHYEHGIDVRETPTWQYDWLGTGRGTVESHDPVRIALPIPLGDERRTFVFDADLDVGDVRGE
- a CDS encoding SDR family NAD(P)-dependent oxidoreductase, which encodes MPDRFSVSGTAVVTGASSGIGRAVAERFAADGADVVVCSREQENVDPVAEGIREDGGSALAVECDVTDRDAVDALIEATVEEFGGLDVLVNNAGASFVAGFDDISPNGWDTIMDVNLGGTYHCTHAAAEHLKDGGGAVVNVASVAGQEGAPYMSHYAAAKAAIINLTRTLAIEWAGDDVRVNCIAPGFVATPGLEAQMGVSADDIEREDVDRRIGVSEEIADSVRFLASPAASFVVGETLTAGGVPQGEEVPSP
- a CDS encoding TIGR04024 family LLM class F420-dependent oxidoreductase, which gives rise to MTRHTVHLPVAAQESLGDFTDIAERAEALGYDRVWFPETWGRDAATTLAAIADNTESIGIGTSIVNTYSRSPALVGQTAATLQEHSEGRFRLGMGPSGPAVIQGWHGEEFSRPLRRTREYVEIVRQVLSGEQVDYDGDMIQTRGFRLRQDPPEPAPDIDVTGMGPKAVELAGRFADGWHALMFTEDGIRDRLDDLRRGADLGDRDADEVQTTFVLPCCALPDGDAARDLTRQHLAFYVGGMGDFYRDALARQGHEDAAVAIHDAWQDGDHERAVGLVDDDLLDALAAAGTPDEVRQRFDEFAAIEGVDAVAVSFPRAADPDVIDATLQAVAPDA